Proteins from a single region of Numenius arquata chromosome Z, bNumArq3.hap1.1, whole genome shotgun sequence:
- the IL11RA gene encoding interleukin-11 receptor subunit alpha, with the protein MRSPIPGLGRVMVFLAAALASASLAIPKGWGDEGMEYGQVGTDVTLSCSGARPGSMVQWKRVGAAELPEGSAIRQGALVLPHASLAATGTYSCHGEDGGLLHTMSLRMGYLPGVPFVSCRASDYENFSCSWTSSVETFLPTRYITTYRKKSLTGEEKRRNKNGHVGLCLQDPSHPGTCTVHGSEFWSSYRLNITEVNPLGSSFRLLDVTMQAIIKPDPPEGLVVEPVPLAPRRLHVSWKYPSSWPKEPHFQLRFRLQYRPIIHRSWSVVETVNLSEVITDAFAGLEHVVQVSAKDFLDAGNWSEWSAEARATPVRDLATTTSEETTTDASLESLAEEPSQASNPEPINRSDPLEKMAVLVSLGIFAFFVLAAVLIITILIWLRVRKHGKEKTKPHNFLVAATHLKALPKAQIL; encoded by the exons ATGCGCAGTCCCATCCCAGGTCTGGGCAGGGTGATGGTGTTCCTCGCAGCAGCCCTGGCGTCAGCCTCCCTGGCCATCCCCAAGGGCTGGGGAGATGAAG GTATGGAGTACGGACAGGTGGGGACAGACGTGACCCTGTCATGCTCCGGTGCTCGCCCTGG ctccatggTGCAATGGAAGCGGGTGGGTGCTGCGGAGCTGCCAGAGGGCTCGGCCATCCGTCAGGGAGCTCTGGTGCTGCCACATGCCAGCTTGGCCGCCACGGGGACCTACAGCTGCCACGGCGAGGACGGTGGCCTCCTGCACACCATGTCCCTACGGATGGGAT ACCTGCCAGGGGTCCCCTTTGTGTCCTGCAGAGCATCTGACTACGAGAACTTCTCCTGCTCTTGGACCTCCAGCGTGGAGACCTTCCTCCCCACTAGATACATCACCACCTACAG GAAGAAATCACTGACGGGTGAAGAGAAGCGGAG GAACAAGAACGGGCACGTGGGGCTGTGCCTGCAGGATCCATCCCACCCCGGCACCTGCACCGTCCACGGGTCAGAGTTCTGGAGCTCCTACCGCCTGAACATCACCGAGGTAAACCCCCTGGGCTCCAGCTTCCGCCTCCTCGACGTCACCATGCAGGCCATCA TTAAGCCAGACCCTCCAGAGGGCTTGGTGGTGGAGCCCGTCCCCTTGGCCCCACGGCGGCTCCATGTGAGCTGGAAGTACCCGTCCTCCTGGCCCAAGGAACCCCACTTCCAGCTCAGGTTTCGGCTTCAGTATCGGCCCATCATCCACCGCTCCTGGTCCGTG GTGGAGACGGTGAACCTGTCCGAGGTAATCACAGATGCCTTTGCCGGGCTGGAGCATGTGGTCCAAGTCAGCGCCAAGGATTTCCTGGATGCAGGGAACTGGAGCGAGTGGAGTGCCGAGGCCCGGGCGACACCAGTcagag ACCTGGCCACCACAACGAGTGAAGAAACCACTACCGATGCCAGCCTGGAGAGCCTGGCTGAGGAGCCCTCCCAGGCTTCCAACCCTGAGCCCATCA ACCGCAGTGACCCCCTGGAGAAGATGGCTGTCCTGGTGTCCCTCGGGATCTTTGCCTTCTTCGTCCTGGCTGCTGTTCTCATTATCACCATCCTCATCTG GCTCCGGGTGAGGAAACACGGCAAGGAGAAGACCAAACCCCACAACTTCTTGGTTGCTGCCACCCACTTGAAGGCACTGCCAA AGGCCCAGATCCTGTAG
- the CCL19 gene encoding C-C motif chemokine 19 has translation MQQLHLLCFSLLVLGCILNVHGGNNVLDCCLRTSETPIPRRIVQDYRLQLVQDGCNIPATVFITTKGKRLCAPLQAPWVIRLQEKLDVSSARKAKAQGK, from the exons ATGCAGCAGCTGCACCTCCTCTGCTTCAGTCTCCTGGTCCTGGGATGTATCCTGAATG TGCACGGTGGGAACAACGTCCTTGACTGCTGCCTGCGGACGAGCGAGACGCCCATCCCGCGACGGATAGTGCAGGATTACCGGCTCCAGCTGGTGCAGGATGGCTGCAACATCCCGGCTACTGT GTTCATCACCACAAAGGGCAAACGTCTCTGTGCCCCACTCCAAGCCCCATGGGTGATTCGCCTCCAAGAGAAGCTGGATGTCAGCTCTGCCAGGAAG GCCAAAGCCCAAGGCAAGTAG
- the CCL21 gene encoding C-C motif chemokine 21, with the protein MALRLLLPLLLLAAILLIAQAQGIGSSASDCCLKNSQTAIPRSLVKSYTLQGPESGCLLRSVVFITKKNKKICASPTDPAVQKLMQNLDKKVKNDRKDKKRGPSPRSGGRPRRQKRQRV; encoded by the exons ATGGCTCTgcgcctcctcctgcccctgctgctgctggccgctATCCTCCTCATCGCCCAGGCTCAAG GCATTGGCAGCTCGGCTTCGGACTGTTGTCTGAAGAACAGCCAGACTGCCATCCCCAGGAGCTTGGTGAAGTCCTACACCCTCCAGGGACCTGAGTCGGGATGTTTGCTGCGTTCTGTTGT GTTTATCACcaagaagaataagaaaatctGCGCTTCTCCCACCGATCCTGCCGTCCAGAAGCTGATGCAGAACCTGGACAAGAAGGTGAAGAACGACAGGAAGGACAAGAAGAGGGGACCGTCCCCACGTTCTGGGGGCAGACCCAGGCGGCAGAAGCGGCAGCGGGTCTAA